From one uncultured Paludibacter sp. genomic stretch:
- the polA gene encoding DNA polymerase I produces the protein MKKLFLLDAYAIIYKAYYAFIRNPRINSKGMNTSAIFGFVNTLEDVLKSEKPTHIAVAFDPKGKTFRHEAYEHYKAQREATPEDIRIAVPIIKNIVEAYNIPVLEKEGFEADDVIGTLAKKAGEEGFEVFMLTPDKDYGQLVSENIFIYKPKYSGGYEKLGPKEVQEKYGLKSQEQVIDLLGLMGDSSDNIPGCPGVGEKTAIKLLEDFGSIENVLENTEKIKGALKTKIEENKEQIIFSKFLATIKTDVPIEFEEEKLITEAPNETKLSEIFDELEFRTLKARILGNSITEESPKKTSKISDTGQMSLFGMEEETKQITPNNQETIEATFRGLQTLKDVPHTYKLIKTESERKELIEKLMRQTSVCFDTETTGIDVMMADLVGLSFCCKKGEAYFVSLPDERKECTRVMNEFKPFFENEKIEKIGHNIKFDLQMISSYNVGLKGKLFDTMIAHYLIQPELRHGMDYLAEIYLKYQTVHYTDLVGQKGKNQLSINMVDLDLLSDYACEDADVTFQLKQILEKELQKNNQEKLFYDIEMPLMRVLAIMEQNGVRIDVETLKQTSVILTNEMLALEKEIIEMAGVAFNVGSPMQVGEVLFDKMKLDEKAKKTKTGQYSTSEDILEKLRSKHPIVGKILDYRGLKKLLSTYIDALPQMVNPKTGKIHTSYNQTVAATGRLSSTNPNLQNIPVRDELGREIRKVFIPDDNCIFLSADYSQIELRIMAHLSGDKNMIDAFNSGNDIHAATAAKIYKIQLPEVTSDMRRKAKTANFGIIYGISIFGLAERLNIPRSEAKELIEGYFATYPQVKAYMENAIQKAKAQGYVETIYGRKRFLPDINSQNSIVRGFAERNAINAPIQGSAADIIKIAMIYIQNRIEKENLRTKMTMQVHDELNFSVPKEEIEKAKALVISEMESVIKMAVPLIADAGTGENWLEAH, from the coding sequence ATGAAAAAGCTATTTTTGCTTGATGCTTACGCAATTATTTATAAGGCTTATTATGCCTTTATTCGCAATCCACGTATAAATTCCAAAGGAATGAATACGTCAGCTATTTTTGGATTTGTAAATACGCTGGAAGATGTTTTAAAAAGTGAAAAGCCTACACATATTGCCGTGGCGTTCGATCCGAAAGGAAAAACTTTCCGCCACGAAGCATACGAACATTACAAAGCACAGCGCGAAGCTACACCCGAAGACATTAGAATAGCTGTTCCTATAATCAAAAATATTGTAGAAGCATACAATATACCAGTATTGGAAAAAGAAGGTTTTGAAGCTGATGATGTAATTGGCACGTTAGCAAAAAAAGCGGGGGAAGAAGGTTTTGAAGTGTTTATGTTGACGCCGGATAAAGATTATGGACAATTAGTTTCTGAAAATATCTTTATTTATAAACCAAAATATTCCGGCGGCTACGAAAAGCTTGGACCAAAAGAAGTACAGGAAAAATATGGATTGAAAAGTCAAGAACAGGTGATTGATTTGCTGGGATTGATGGGAGATAGTTCCGATAATATTCCGGGTTGTCCCGGTGTGGGTGAAAAAACTGCCATAAAACTTTTGGAAGATTTCGGAAGTATTGAAAACGTATTAGAAAATACGGAAAAAATTAAAGGAGCATTAAAAACAAAAATTGAAGAAAACAAAGAACAAATTATTTTTTCTAAATTTTTAGCCACAATAAAAACCGATGTGCCGATTGAATTTGAAGAGGAAAAATTGATAACAGAAGCGCCAAACGAAACCAAATTGAGTGAAATTTTTGACGAATTGGAATTTAGAACTTTAAAGGCGCGTATTTTAGGCAATTCTATAACTGAAGAATCTCCGAAAAAAACTTCAAAAATCAGTGATACGGGACAAATGTCGCTTTTTGGAATGGAAGAAGAAACTAAACAGATAACACCAAATAACCAAGAAACAATAGAAGCGACCTTCAGAGGATTACAGACATTAAAAGATGTTCCTCATACTTATAAATTGATAAAAACGGAATCGGAACGGAAAGAGTTGATTGAAAAACTGATGCGGCAAACATCGGTTTGTTTCGATACGGAAACTACAGGTATAGATGTAATGATGGCAGATTTGGTGGGGCTTTCGTTTTGCTGCAAAAAAGGAGAAGCGTATTTTGTTTCACTTCCGGATGAAAGGAAAGAATGCACCCGCGTGATGAATGAATTCAAGCCGTTTTTTGAAAATGAAAAAATTGAAAAAATCGGACACAATATTAAGTTTGATTTGCAAATGATTTCTTCGTATAATGTGGGTTTGAAAGGAAAACTTTTTGATACGATGATTGCGCATTACCTCATTCAGCCCGAATTACGTCACGGAATGGATTATTTAGCTGAAATTTACCTTAAATATCAAACCGTCCATTATACTGATTTAGTTGGGCAAAAAGGAAAAAATCAATTGAGTATCAATATGGTAGATTTGGATTTGCTCAGTGATTATGCGTGTGAGGATGCCGATGTTACTTTTCAGCTAAAACAGATTTTGGAAAAAGAATTACAAAAAAATAATCAGGAAAAACTTTTTTATGATATAGAAATGCCGTTGATGCGAGTGTTGGCGATAATGGAACAAAACGGCGTACGCATTGATGTAGAGACATTGAAACAAACATCCGTTATTCTTACCAACGAAATGTTGGCGTTAGAAAAAGAAATAATTGAAATGGCAGGTGTAGCGTTTAATGTGGGTTCGCCAATGCAAGTAGGAGAGGTGCTTTTTGACAAAATGAAATTAGACGAAAAAGCAAAGAAAACCAAAACCGGTCAATATTCCACGTCGGAAGATATATTGGAAAAACTTCGCTCGAAACATCCGATTGTGGGGAAAATTCTTGACTATCGTGGTTTGAAAAAACTGTTAAGCACTTATATTGATGCGCTTCCTCAAATGGTAAATCCAAAAACGGGGAAAATCCACACGTCCTACAATCAAACGGTGGCTGCAACAGGACGATTAAGTTCAACCAATCCTAATTTGCAGAATATTCCTGTGCGCGATGAACTTGGACGTGAAATCCGAAAAGTATTTATACCTGATGATAATTGTATTTTTTTGAGTGCGGATTATTCTCAAATTGAATTGCGTATCATGGCGCATTTGAGTGGCGATAAAAATATGATTGATGCATTTAATAGCGGGAATGACATTCATGCAGCCACAGCAGCTAAAATTTACAAAATTCAGCTTCCTGAGGTAACTTCAGATATGCGCCGCAAAGCAAAAACCGCCAATTTCGGGATTATTTATGGTATTTCCATATTTGGATTAGCCGAACGTTTAAATATTCCGCGTTCCGAAGCAAAAGAATTAATCGAAGGCTATTTTGCAACCTATCCGCAGGTGAAAGCATATATGGAAAACGCTATTCAAAAAGCAAAAGCGCAAGGTTATGTTGAAACTATTTACGGACGTAAGCGATTTTTGCCGGATATAAATTCACAAAACAGCATTGTGCGCGGTTTTGCCGAACGAAACGCAATAAATGCTCCCATTCAGGGTTCTGCTGCCGATATTATAAAAATAGCAATGATTTATATTCAGAATAGAATAGAAAAAGAAAACCTGAGAACAAAAATGACAATGCAAGTGCACGATGAGTTGAATTTTTCCGTACCCAAAGAAGAAATAGAAAAAGCAAAGGCGCTAGTTATCAGCGAAATGGAAAGTGTAATTAAAATGGCAGTACCTCTAATTGCCGACGCTGGAACGGGAGAAAATTGGTTGGAAGCGCATTAA
- a CDS encoding conserved hypothetical protein (Evidence 4 : Unknown function but conserved in other organisms) — protein sequence MRQILSVIFILNFCIILQVDAKSYPWKKKNPWTDDYSNISGIENYKSWGTYNVHDPSCLLIGDTYYMFSTDAIYFDRKINQHKKPDVKPGFIQVRTSKDLVHWKFEGWAFSEIPQEAKNWVLNNNENKGATNIWAPYILKYKNKFRLYFCVSAFGKQTSYIGLAESSSPLGPWEQKGCVVKTKTGDKMNAIDPSIVTNTATNEMWMHYGSYFGGLYVVRLNPETGLTMRKNNQGKSTSKRANGKKDNIEAPEVIYNPAFKKYYLFTSYDPLMTTYNVRVGRSDFPDGPFYDFYGNDLRDTINHLPILTHPYRFENHSGWGGTGHCSVFKNDKGDFFMAHQARLSPENQLMDLHVRQIKWTKDGWPVVSPERFTGSKEINISQKMMVGEWEIVRINETNSDRNLEYGQILWGENRLLKTETNLSNKIRFSKNGEIQGDSQGKWKYLKNDLTVSLGNETIENLIVFAGHDWENKTETILFTGLDKNGRSVWGKKIR from the coding sequence ATGAGACAAATACTTTCAGTTATTTTTATACTGAATTTTTGCATTATTCTTCAAGTTGATGCAAAATCATATCCGTGGAAAAAAAAGAATCCATGGACAGACGATTACAGCAATATCTCAGGCATTGAAAATTATAAAAGTTGGGGAACATACAACGTTCACGACCCATCGTGCTTGTTAATAGGCGATACGTATTATATGTTTTCTACCGATGCTATTTATTTCGACAGAAAAATTAATCAGCATAAAAAACCTGACGTAAAACCGGGTTTTATTCAAGTACGTACATCTAAAGATTTGGTACATTGGAAATTTGAAGGTTGGGCATTTTCTGAAATTCCGCAGGAAGCAAAAAACTGGGTGTTGAATAACAACGAAAACAAGGGAGCTACCAATATCTGGGCTCCTTATATTTTAAAATACAAGAATAAATTCCGACTTTATTTTTGTGTTTCGGCATTTGGAAAGCAAACGTCATATATTGGCTTGGCAGAATCATCATCGCCACTCGGACCTTGGGAGCAAAAAGGATGTGTGGTAAAAACCAAAACCGGCGATAAAATGAATGCGATAGACCCAAGTATTGTAACCAATACCGCAACCAATGAAATGTGGATGCATTACGGTTCTTATTTTGGCGGACTTTACGTAGTAAGGCTAAATCCTGAGACAGGTTTAACTATGAGGAAAAATAACCAAGGAAAAAGTACATCAAAAAGAGCAAATGGAAAAAAAGACAACATTGAAGCGCCCGAAGTTATTTACAATCCCGCTTTCAAAAAATACTACCTTTTCACTTCTTACGATCCGCTGATGACAACCTATAATGTTCGTGTAGGTAGAAGCGATTTTCCTGACGGTCCTTTTTATGATTTTTACGGAAATGACTTACGCGATACCATTAATCATTTGCCAATACTCACCCATCCTTATCGATTTGAAAATCATTCAGGTTGGGGTGGAACAGGACATTGTTCCGTTTTCAAAAACGATAAAGGCGATTTTTTTATGGCACATCAAGCACGTCTTTCGCCTGAAAATCAACTGATGGATTTGCACGTCAGACAAATAAAATGGACAAAAGACGGTTGGCCCGTAGTTTCTCCCGAACGTTTTACCGGCTCAAAAGAAATAAACATTTCACAAAAAATGATGGTTGGCGAATGGGAAATAGTGAGAATTAACGAAACAAATTCAGACAGAAATTTAGAATATGGACAAATTTTGTGGGGAGAAAACCGACTTTTGAAAACCGAAACAAATCTTTCGAACAAAATACGTTTTTCTAAAAACGGCGAAATTCAGGGCGATTCACAAGGAAAGTGGAAATATCTGAAAAACGATTTGACAGTTTCTCTTGGAAATGAAACAATTGAAAATTTGATTGTTTTCGCAGGTCATGATTGGGAAAATAAAACAGAAACCATTCTTTTCACCGGGTTAGATAAAAACGGACGTTCCGTTTGGGGGAAGAAAATAAGATAA
- the asdII gene encoding Intracellular exo-alpha-L-arabinofuranosidase produces the protein MNIKKIILISTLLTTSLTYAQQRATAVIYANQGKTIISKHIYGQFAEHLGHGIYGGIWVGKNSPIPNTNGVRNDVIKALKEIKIPNLRWPGGCFADEYHWMDGIGEPQKRPKMINTNWGGVVEDNSFGTHEFLNLCEELGTEPYICGNLGSGTVEEMSKWVEYMTFDGESPMANLRKENGREKPWKVKFFGVGNENWGCGGNMTPEFYADNYKRYASFIKNYKNNQVYKIAGGANSNDYRWTETLMKNIPNWMVNGISLHNYTFTHRWEDKGDATGFSEDDYFNLFDNGAKMDELITKHASIMDKYDPEKRISLVVDEWGAWYNVEPRTNPGFLFQQNTLRDALLAGNILNIFQKHAERIKMANIAQMVNVLQAIIFTDNEKMMLTPTYYVFDMYKVHQDATLLPMEIESPEYSRMGKTLKSISSSASIDKNGAIHVSFVNIDPQNDIEILCDINGGEVSKVTKGQIITGKTTGTYNTFEKPYEVKMEDFKKATFKKGKLTLEIPAKSLVTIELM, from the coding sequence ATGAACATAAAAAAAATCATTCTAATATCTACACTTCTCACAACAAGTCTTACATATGCTCAGCAAAGAGCAACAGCCGTAATCTATGCTAATCAGGGCAAAACAATCATTAGTAAACATATTTACGGACAATTCGCCGAACATCTCGGACACGGGATTTATGGCGGTATTTGGGTAGGAAAAAACTCACCTATTCCAAATACAAACGGCGTAAGAAATGATGTAATTAAAGCATTGAAAGAGATAAAAATACCAAATTTACGTTGGCCTGGCGGTTGTTTTGCCGATGAATATCATTGGATGGATGGAATAGGAGAACCTCAAAAACGCCCGAAAATGATTAATACAAACTGGGGAGGAGTAGTGGAAGACAACTCTTTCGGGACACACGAATTTTTAAATCTCTGTGAAGAACTTGGAACCGAACCATATATTTGTGGAAATTTAGGAAGCGGTACTGTAGAAGAAATGTCGAAATGGGTAGAATATATGACCTTTGATGGAGAAAGCCCGATGGCAAACCTCCGCAAAGAAAATGGACGAGAAAAACCTTGGAAGGTCAAATTTTTCGGGGTAGGAAATGAAAATTGGGGTTGTGGCGGAAATATGACGCCTGAATTTTATGCCGATAATTATAAAAGATACGCAAGTTTTATAAAAAATTACAAGAACAATCAAGTGTATAAAATTGCCGGAGGTGCAAATTCCAATGATTACAGATGGACGGAAACGCTGATGAAAAATATCCCAAATTGGATGGTAAATGGAATTTCATTACACAACTATACTTTTACACACCGCTGGGAGGATAAAGGTGATGCCACCGGATTTAGCGAAGACGATTATTTTAATTTATTTGATAACGGTGCTAAAATGGATGAGCTTATTACCAAACATGCTTCGATTATGGATAAATATGATCCGGAAAAACGAATTTCGCTTGTAGTTGATGAATGGGGCGCTTGGTACAACGTGGAACCCAGAACCAATCCCGGATTCCTTTTTCAACAAAATACTTTACGAGACGCGCTTTTAGCTGGAAACATATTGAATATTTTTCAAAAACACGCCGAGCGGATCAAAATGGCAAACATAGCACAAATGGTAAATGTTCTTCAGGCAATTATTTTTACCGACAACGAGAAAATGATGTTAACTCCTACATATTACGTATTTGATATGTACAAAGTGCATCAGGACGCAACACTTTTGCCGATGGAAATTGAATCGCCCGAATATTCACGAATGGGAAAAACGTTGAAAAGTATTTCTAGTTCGGCTTCCATTGATAAAAATGGTGCAATACACGTTTCGTTTGTAAATATCGACCCTCAAAATGATATTGAGATTTTGTGTGATATAAATGGCGGAGAAGTTTCAAAAGTTACAAAAGGTCAGATTATTACAGGAAAAACCACCGGAACATATAACACATTTGAAAAACCTTACGAAGTAAAAATGGAAGACTTCAAAAAAGCGACCTTCAAAAAAGGAAAATTAACACTGGAAATTCCCGCAAAATCGTTGGTTACTATTGAATTAATGTAA
- a CDS encoding Alpha-L-arabinofuranosidase domain protein encodes MQKNKLAIVILFLIFSCISLTNAQTHNIQVDFKKNGIPIQKTMYGIFFEDINYGADGGLYAELVKNRSFEFPEHLMGWNTFGKVEIKDNGPFNNNPHYVHLSYAGHDEKHTGLENEGFFGIGVKKDAEYRFSVWTKSSLPNGSLKIEIIDTQSNIIASQKLEVPSSEWKQYELILKSSKTEAKAKLRIFLTSKSDVDLEHISLFPVDTWKGRNNGLRKDLAQALYDLKPGVFRFPGGCIVEGTDLATRYQWKNTIVPVENRKLNENRWQYTFTNRFFPDYYQSYGLGFFEFFQLAEDIGAEPLPVLSCGLACQFQNKDIHAHVPVAELNPYVQDALDLIEFANGNVSTKYGKIRAEMGHPEPFNLKLIAIGNEQWGSLYPERLEPFINAIRAKYPEIKIIGSAGPSPDGNDFDYGWEQMKRLKADLVDEHYYRSPEWFLSNAARYDKYDRKGPKVFAGEYACHPKNRKNNFESALCEAAFMTGFERNADVVQMCTYAPLFSHVDGWQWKPDLIWFDNLRVVKSVNYYVQQLYGNNPGTNVLPTFENKTALTGQDGIYASSSYDKNKNEIILKIANTSDSERSVTYHLKGLKNSERKATKTVITSSDLDAENTLDNPENVVPTSVEINIAGNDFELKIEPKSFYLLNIKL; translated from the coding sequence ATGCAAAAAAATAAATTAGCAATCGTAATCCTATTTTTGATATTCAGCTGCATTTCACTCACAAATGCTCAAACACATAATATTCAAGTAGACTTCAAGAAAAACGGGATTCCCATTCAGAAAACTATGTATGGAATTTTCTTTGAAGATATTAATTACGGCGCTGATGGTGGTTTATACGCCGAATTGGTAAAAAACCGCTCGTTTGAATTTCCAGAACATTTGATGGGTTGGAATACGTTCGGAAAAGTGGAAATAAAAGACAATGGACCTTTTAACAACAATCCGCATTACGTTCATTTGTCGTATGCCGGACATGATGAAAAGCATACAGGATTAGAAAACGAAGGATTTTTCGGAATAGGCGTGAAAAAAGATGCTGAATATCGTTTTTCTGTATGGACAAAATCAAGCTTACCAAATGGAAGCCTCAAGATAGAAATTATAGATACTCAAAGTAATATTATTGCATCACAAAAATTAGAAGTTCCATCATCAGAATGGAAACAGTATGAATTGATATTAAAATCATCAAAAACCGAAGCCAAAGCTAAACTGAGAATATTTCTTACATCGAAATCGGACGTTGATTTAGAACATATTTCACTTTTCCCTGTCGATACATGGAAAGGACGCAACAACGGATTACGAAAAGATCTTGCACAGGCGCTTTACGATCTGAAACCGGGAGTTTTTCGTTTCCCTGGAGGGTGCATTGTGGAAGGAACTGATTTGGCTACTCGTTATCAATGGAAAAACACAATAGTACCTGTTGAAAACAGAAAATTGAATGAAAACCGCTGGCAATATACGTTTACCAACAGGTTTTTCCCCGATTATTATCAATCTTATGGTTTAGGATTTTTTGAATTTTTCCAGTTGGCAGAAGATATAGGAGCCGAACCACTTCCGGTATTAAGTTGCGGATTGGCTTGTCAATTCCAAAATAAAGATATTCACGCACACGTTCCCGTAGCTGAACTAAATCCGTATGTGCAAGATGCACTGGATTTAATTGAATTTGCTAATGGCAATGTATCTACAAAGTATGGAAAAATCCGTGCTGAAATGGGACATCCCGAACCATTTAATCTGAAACTGATAGCTATTGGTAATGAACAATGGGGAAGTTTATATCCGGAAAGATTGGAACCGTTTATCAATGCTATCAGAGCAAAATATCCTGAAATTAAAATTATTGGTTCAGCCGGTCCAAGTCCCGATGGAAATGATTTTGATTACGGTTGGGAACAAATGAAACGTCTCAAAGCAGATTTAGTTGACGAACATTATTACCGTAGTCCTGAATGGTTTTTGTCAAATGCTGCCCGTTACGATAAATACGACCGAAAAGGACCGAAAGTTTTTGCAGGAGAATATGCTTGTCATCCAAAAAACAGAAAAAATAATTTTGAATCAGCGCTGTGTGAAGCTGCGTTTATGACAGGATTTGAACGAAATGCTGATGTGGTGCAGATGTGTACGTATGCTCCGTTATTTTCGCACGTTGATGGTTGGCAATGGAAACCGGATTTAATCTGGTTTGATAATTTGAGAGTCGTGAAATCTGTAAACTATTACGTTCAGCAACTTTATGGGAATAATCCGGGGACAAATGTACTGCCTACTTTTGAAAATAAAACCGCACTTACAGGGCAAGATGGAATTTATGCATCATCATCTTACGATAAAAACAAAAACGAAATTATTCTGAAAATTGCCAATACTTCAGACAGTGAAAGGAGTGTAACTTATCATTTAAAAGGATTGAAAAACAGTGAAAGAAAAGCCACAAAAACTGTTATAACTTCATCTGATTTAGATGCTGAAAATACGTTAGACAATCCGGAAAATGTAGTTCCAACTTCTGTAGAAATAAACATTGCGGGTAATGATTTTGAACTGAAAATAGAACCAAAATCGTTTTATTTATTGAATATAAAATTATAA
- a CDS encoding YceI family protein has translation MKTINYFKFYLLLAVMGTFQLSFAQQSLKIDPRNFVMTISGTTNVHDFKSKVTQINGNITFANNQPKTFTLEVPVKSIVSGEKLMDKKTYEAFNESKNPKILFNMTDINSVQTKGDQITANVSGNLTMAGVTKKITLVANGKKVKSGTYEFSGTTQLKFSDFNMKPPTAMLGVMKVGNVITLSYKVEFVGDDVI, from the coding sequence ATGAAAACAATTAATTATTTTAAATTTTATCTTTTGTTGGCTGTAATGGGAACTTTTCAATTATCATTTGCCCAACAATCTCTCAAAATTGATCCGCGAAATTTTGTAATGACTATTTCCGGTACAACAAACGTACACGACTTTAAGAGTAAGGTAACCCAAATTAACGGAAATATAACCTTTGCCAATAATCAACCTAAAACATTTACACTGGAAGTTCCTGTAAAATCAATTGTAAGTGGAGAAAAGTTGATGGATAAAAAAACGTATGAGGCGTTTAATGAATCAAAAAATCCCAAAATATTATTTAATATGACAGATATTAATTCTGTTCAAACTAAAGGAGACCAGATAACAGCAAATGTGTCAGGAAACTTAACAATGGCAGGCGTTACAAAAAAAATTACTTTAGTAGCGAACGGGAAAAAAGTAAAATCAGGGACTTACGAATTTTCCGGTACAACCCAACTTAAATTCAGTGATTTTAACATGAAACCACCTACAGCTATGCTTGGTGTAATGAAAGTTGGAAATGTAATAACACTTTCGTATAAGGTGGAATTTGTAGGTGATGATGTAATATAG
- a CDS encoding Polyprenyl synthetase has translation MSFIDNIKRPIASEMKEFENIFSKVLDSDNWLLKNVHEYIMEGSGKKLRPILTILSAKLFGEITQATLYAAFSLELLHTASLVHDDVIDDTMERRGRPSVNAKWNNKVTVLTGDYILSKSLNSAYLTKDMDIMGAISNIGMILPDGELLQLANNSQSAITEEEYFKIVDKKTAMLFATCTLVGGLSVGIKGKELEHLKKFGEYLGICFQIKDDIFDYYEDANIGKPTGNDVRDGKVTLPLIYALNNTKTSEKDKIIKLIDNKDFTSENINKIMLFAHENGGVEYAIKRMDDFVKEAENELTFLPQNEINQALKDCIHFVAERDF, from the coding sequence ATGAGTTTTATTGATAACATAAAACGTCCGATAGCGTCTGAAATGAAAGAGTTTGAAAACATCTTTTCTAAAGTTTTAGATAGTGATAATTGGCTGCTGAAAAATGTACACGAATACATTATGGAAGGAAGTGGAAAAAAATTACGTCCTATTTTAACAATTCTTTCGGCAAAACTTTTTGGAGAAATAACGCAAGCAACACTTTATGCTGCATTTTCTTTAGAACTACTTCATACGGCGAGTTTAGTGCATGATGACGTAATTGACGATACGATGGAACGTCGCGGACGTCCTTCGGTAAATGCAAAATGGAATAATAAGGTTACAGTTCTTACCGGTGATTATATCCTTTCAAAATCATTAAACAGTGCTTATCTTACAAAAGATATGGACATAATGGGAGCTATCTCCAATATTGGAATGATTTTGCCCGATGGTGAATTATTACAACTTGCCAACAACAGTCAATCTGCCATTACTGAAGAAGAATATTTTAAAATTGTAGATAAAAAAACAGCGATGCTTTTTGCTACTTGTACTTTAGTTGGAGGCCTTTCAGTTGGAATAAAAGGAAAGGAATTGGAACATTTGAAAAAATTTGGTGAATATTTAGGAATATGTTTTCAAATAAAAGATGATATTTTCGATTATTATGAAGATGCAAATATTGGAAAACCCACCGGGAACGATGTGCGTGATGGAAAAGTGACCCTTCCTTTGATTTACGCATTGAACAATACAAAAACATCAGAAAAAGATAAAATAATTAAATTAATTGACAATAAGGATTTTACCTCTGAGAATATTAATAAAATTATGCTTTTTGCACACGAAAACGGAGGTGTGGAATATGCCATAAAAAGAATGGATGATTTTGTAAAAGAAGCCGAAAATGAATTGACATTTCTACCCCAAAACGAAATAAATCAAGCATTAAAAGATTGCATTCATTTTGTAGCGGAAAGAGATTTTTAG
- a CDS encoding Transcriptional regulator, BadM/Rrf2 family — translation MIEIACHNGNEGMLQKDIAKNQNISLKYLDSIISSLKLKQLIINSKGKGSGYVLMRPPEEITMLDIYTAFEKIEVVECVNNKNYCERSTHDCTANNYWIEFRKDFIDLLSRKTLKQVIEKTKYECLIYM, via the coding sequence ATGATTGAGATCGCATGCCATAACGGAAACGAAGGGATGCTTCAAAAAGACATTGCAAAAAATCAAAATATTTCTTTGAAATATCTCGATTCCATTATTTCCTCGTTAAAACTTAAGCAATTAATAATCAATTCCAAGGGGAAGGGAAGTGGCTATGTTCTAATGCGTCCACCCGAAGAAATTACTATGTTGGATATTTATACTGCTTTTGAAAAAATTGAAGTAGTGGAATGTGTAAATAATAAAAATTATTGTGAGAGATCAACTCATGACTGTACCGCAAATAATTATTGGATTGAATTTCGTAAAGATTTTATTGATTTACTTTCACGAAAAACGCTCAAACAGGTTATTGAAAAAACCAAGTATGAGTGTTTGATTTATATGTAA